In the Helianthus annuus cultivar XRQ/B chromosome 11, HanXRQr2.0-SUNRISE, whole genome shotgun sequence genome, one interval contains:
- the LOC110927932 gene encoding agamous-like MADS-box protein AGL29 has translation MAKTAGRRKIELKLIENERERAVTLSKRHDGLFKKACELATLCGAQIAIILFTISGKPLAVGSPTVANVVDKFLDLDRGENNVIRATTNSLRKAKLRELNQEFNEFNEKFATERKHGQTLEEDLKVSLGGKTYEDCKSNIGIDNLLQIKCRLEQLKRDLQHGCYAESGSSSFEEDYEMDLSKIEGPRDYLKL, from the coding sequence ATGGCGAAAACAGCAGGCCGCAGGAAGATCGAGTTGAAACTAATCGAAAACGAAAGGGAGCGTGCAGTTACATTGTCTAAGCGTCATGATGGCTTATTCAAGAAAGCTTGTGAGTTGGCCACGCTATGTGGTGCGCAGATTGCAATAATTCTGTTCACCATTAGTGGAAAGCCACTCGCTGTTGGAAGCCCGACGGTAGCTAACGTTGTAGACAAATTTCTCGACTTGGATCGTGGTGAAAATAATGTCATCAGAGCCACTACCAACTCTTTACGTAAAGCTAAACTTAGAGAACTCAATCAAGAATTTAACGAATTTAATGAGAAATTCGCAACTGAAAGGAAACATGGACAAACCCTTGAAGAAGATCTGAAAGTGTCGCTTGGTGGGAAAACGTATGAGGATTGTAAAAGCAACATTGGTATAGATAATCTTTTGCAAATAAAATGCAGGTTGGAACAACTGAAAAGAGACTTGCAACATGGTTGTTATGCAGAAAGTGGATCTTCCTCCTTTGAAGAAGATTATGAGATGGATCTGTCTAAAATTGAAGGGCCAAGAGACTATTTAAAGTTGTGA